One part of the Malus sylvestris chromosome 2, drMalSylv7.2, whole genome shotgun sequence genome encodes these proteins:
- the LOC126582014 gene encoding dirigent protein 19-like, protein MALGLRFDIVLLPVLLSALLLTKAASTSHHHHDRHHHHLKSLHFTLFQHETINRTGYIVVNGVTGPGVSQTTTPFGTVFVFQDPMTVTANRSSKAVGIAQGTSVTSSLDGLQSISVAKITLRLKNHSGSVSIVGGTHNVKPADHPVVGGTGDFLFVQGYVTSSPVDLRGLTVVYKIAFHLYWPPYATQAS, encoded by the coding sequence ATGGCTCTCGGTCTACGATTCGATATAGTTCTTCTTCCGGTTCTACTTTCCGCCCTCCTCCTAACTAAAGCCGCCTCTACCTCTCATCACCACCATGACCGCCACCACCATCATCTCAAGTCCCTCCACTTCACTCTCTTTCAACACGAAACCATAAACAGAACCGGATATATTGTAGTGAATGGTGTAACAGGACCAGGCGTAAGTCAAACCACTACCCCTTTTGGCACCGTGTTTGTTTTCCAGGATCCGATGACTGTCACAGCCAATCGATCTTCGAAAGCAGTTGGGATAGCTCAAGGAACTTCTGTCACATCCAGCTTAGATGGGCTTCAGAGCATTTCAGTAGCGAAGATCACTTTGCGCTTGAAGAACCACTCCGGTTCAGTTTCTATAGTCGGAGGCACGCATAATGTGAAGCCCGCCGATCATCCTGTTGTGGGAGGCACCGGCGATTTCCTGTTTGTTCAAGGCTACGTGACATCGTCCCCTGTCGATCTCAGGGGCCTAACTGTTGTCTACAAGATTGCATTTCACCTTTACTGGCCTCCGTATGCAACTCAAGCTTCTTAA
- the LOC126581999 gene encoding dehydrodolichyl diphosphate synthase CPT3-like has product MDKNIVISESESRAIASQKLGGLGTFLRKCLFSVVSVGPIPEHIAFIMDGNRRYAKRRNLPVGEGHKAGFLSLMSILRYCYELGVKYVTVYAFSIDNFKRRPDEVKTLMDLLQEKIEGLLEKESIVNQFGIRVYFIGNLKLLNESVRVAAEKAMKATANNSKAVLLICVAYTSCDEIVHAVEESCNMKKSEIRAQINGTKGGCNGGMDGEAGLDTSQACNEKVEGEEKENARVKHVEKGEGEFLENEKQLPVVKVVDVEKHLYMSVAPDPDILIRTSGETRLSNFLLWQTSNCPLYSPAALWPDLGMWHLVWVILNFQRNHYYLEKKRKQM; this is encoded by the coding sequence ATGGACAAAAACATTGTGATTAGTGAAAGCGAAAGCAGGGCAATTGCAAGCCAAAAGTTGGGGGGTTTAGGCACTTTTCTGAGGAAATGCTTGTTCAGTGTTGTCTCTGTGGGCCCCATTCCTGAACACATAGCCTTCATCATGGATGGAAACAGAAGGTATGCAAAGAGGAGGAACTTGCCTGTTGGGGAAGGCCACAAAGCCGGATTTTTATCTCTCATGTCGATTCTCCGGTACTGCTACGAGTTGGGAGTGAAGTATGTGACAGTGTATGCCTTCAGCATTGACAATTTCAAGAGGCGGCCCGACGAGGTGAAAACTCTGATGGATTTGTTGCAGGAGAAGATTGAAGGGTTGCTTGAGAAAGAAAGTATTGTAAACCAGTTTGGCATTCGGGTATACTTTATCGGTAACTTGAAGCTTTTGAATGAGTCTGTGAGGGTTGCTGCTGAGAAGGCAATGAAGGCCACTGCCAATAATTCAAAGGCTGTGCTTTTGATCTGTGTGGCTTATACTTCTTGTGATGAGATTGTCCATGCTGTTGAAGAATCCTGCAACATGAAAAAGAGCGAAATTCGAGCACAGATTAATGGAACAAAGGGTGGCTGCAATGGCGGTATGGATGGAGAAGCGGGGCTAGATACTAGCCAAGCTTGCAATGAGAAAGTTGAGGGGGAGGAGAAGGAAAACGCAAGGGTTAAACATGTCGAAAAAGGTGAAGGGGAATTTCTAGAGAATGAGAAGCAGCTTCCTGTTGTAAAGGTAGTGGATGTTGAGAAGCACTTGTACATGTCAGTGGCACCTGATCCAGACATTTTGATTCGAACTTCAGGTGAGACACGCTTAAGCAATTTTCTGCTTTGGCAAACTTCTAACTGCCCGTTGTACTCCCCTGCTGCACTGTGGCCGGATTTGGGTATGTGGCACTTGGTTTGGGTAATTCTGAACTTCCAGAGAAACCACTACTATttggagaagaaaaggaagCAGATGTAA
- the LOC126581946 gene encoding phosphoinositide phosphatase SAC7-like isoform X1, whose translation MMEKADSGQKLYTRMRLWEFPDQYVVEPTDGSQGSSLAVSRVDGSMQLIDKLPDSSSVRVPKIRTIFGVVGILKLLAGSYLMVITDREHVGSYLGHPIFKVSSLKVFPCDHSLKNSPAEQKKMETEFSGLLNIAEKTPGLYFSYETNLTLSAQRLHDLGDESKLLPLWRQAEPRFLWNNYMLEGMIDNKLDPYLLPIVQGSFHHFQAAIGKDIIDVTLIARRCTRRNGTRMWRRGADSDGYVANFVETEQIMHLNGFTSSFVQVRGSIPLLWDQIVDLTYKPKFEIVRLEEAPRVAERHFLDLRKKYGAVLAVDLVNTHGGEGRLSEKFASAMQHIVSEDLRYWHFDFHHICGHVHFERLSILYEQIVDFLDRNGYLLLNEKGEKMKEQLGVVRTNCIDCLDRTNVTQSMIARNMLECQLRRLGIFAAEETIKSHPNLDECFRALWANHGDDVSIQYSGTPALKGDFVRCGQRTMQGIAKDGVSSLLRYYYNNFCDGTKQDAIDLLQGHYIVSVSRDMTPSSQKGGLEAVASFPLALFFVLTGFFFATLSLRQVRYDLRHLFFSFIWAGLSIAIAAFVRANGRIFCNRPRLHKPRS comes from the exons ATGATGGAGAAGGCAGACTCTGGGCAGAAGCTGTACACACGAATGAGGCTGTGGGAGTTTCCGGATCAGTATGTGGTCGAGCCCACTGATGGCTCTCAGGGTTCCTCTTTGGCAGTCAGTAGGGTCGACGGCTCTATGCAGCTCATTG ATAAGCTTCCAGATTCCAGCTCCGTTCGGGTTCCTAAGATTCGAACTATTTTTGGTGTGGTTGGGATTCTAAAGCTTTTGGCAG GGTCATATCTAATGGTTATAACAGACCGTGAACATGTTGGTTCTTACTTGGGGCATCCTATCTTTAAAGTTTCATCTTTGAAGGTTTTTCCCTGTGACCATTCTTTGAAGAATTCCCCTGCAGAACAG AAAAAGATGGAGACGGAGTTTTCTGGGCTGCTAAATATTGCAGAGAAGACTCCTGGTCTTTATTTCTCATATGAGACCAATTTAACACTGAG TGCacagcgattgcatgatttggGCGATGAATCTAAATTGCTTCCACTTTGGAGACAG GCAGAGCCTAGATTTCTTTGGAACAATTATATGTTGGAAGGGATGATAGATAACAAG CTTGATCCATACCTACTTCCTATTGTTCAAGGGA GCTTTCATCACTTTCAAGCAGCCATTGGCAAAGATATTATCGATGTTACTCTGATTGCAAGGAGATGCACTAGGAGAAATG GCACCCGGATGTGGAGAAGAGGAGCTGATTCTGATGGGTATGTAGCAAACTTTGTGGAAACTGAGCAGATTATGCACTTGAATGGGTTTACTTCATCATTTGTCCAG GTTAGGGGGTCAATTCCGTTGCTTTGGGACCAAATTGTTGATTTAACATACAAGCCCAAGTTTGAAATTGTGCGACTTGAGGAAGCT CCTCGAGTGGCAGAGCGGCATTTTCTGGATTTAAGAAAAAAGTATGGGGCTGTATTAGCTGTTGATCTTGTTAACACG CATGGAGGTGAAGGACGCTTGAGTGAGAAATTTGCTAGTGCAATGCAGCATATTGTTAGTGAGGATCTGAG ATATTGGCACTTCGATTTCCACCATATCTGTGGACATGTCCATTTTGAGCGCCTCTCTATACTTTATGAGCAAATTGTAGATTTCCTGGACAGAAATGG GTATCTTCTACTGAACGAAAAGGGTGAGAAAATGAAGGAGCAACTGGGAGTTGTAAGGACCAATTGCATTGATTGCTTAGATCGTACAAATGTTACCCAG AGCATGATAGCCCGAAATATGTTGGAATGCCAACTTAGAAGGCTTGGAATTTTTGCCGCTGAAGAAACTATTAAATCACATCCCAATTTAGATGAATGCTTTAGAGCCC TGTGGGCTAATCATGGGGATGATGTAAGCATTCAGTATTCTGGAACTCCTGCTTTGAAGGGGGATTTTGTAAG ATGTGGACAGCGGACAATGCAAGGGATCGCTAAGGATGGAGTCAGTTCTCTTCTACGTTATTACTATAATAACTTTTGCGATGGAACAAAACAG GATGCAATTGACCTCCTCCAAGGACATTACATTGTCTCGGTAAGCAGAGATATGACACCGTCATCACAAAAAGGAGGACTTGAGGCTGTTGCT TCATTTCCACTGGCTTTGTTTTTCGTTTTGACGGGGTTCTTTTTTGCGACATTGTCACTGAGGCAAG TTAGGTACGATCTACGGCACTTGTTCTTCTCATTTATATGGGCAGGTCTAAGTATTGCTATAGCTGCATTCGTGAGGGCCAATGGGCGTATTTTCTGCAACAGACCTCGTCTACACAAGCCTCGGTCTTAA
- the LOC126581946 gene encoding phosphoinositide phosphatase SAC7-like isoform X3 — MMEKADSGQKLYTRMRLWEFPDQYVVEPTDGSQGSSLAVSRVDGSMQLIDKLPDSSSVRVPKIRTIFGVVGILKLLAGSYLMVITDREHVGSYLGHPIFKVSSLKVFPCDHSLKNSPAEQKKMETEFSGLLNIAEKTPGLYFSYETNLTLSAQRLHDLGDESKLLPLWRQAEPRFLWNNYMLEGMIDNKLDPYLLPIVQGSFHHFQAAIGKDIIDVTLIARRCTRRNGTRMWRRGADSDGYVANFVETEQIMHLNGFTSSFVQVRGSIPLLWDQIVDLTYKPKFEIVRLEEAPRVAERHFLDLRKKYGAVLAVDLVNTHGGEGRLSEKFASAMQHIVSEDLRYWHFDFHHICGHVHFERLSILYEQIVDFLDRNGYLLLNEKGEKMKEQLGVVRTNCIDCLDRTNVTQSMIARNMLECQLRRLGIFAAEETIKSHPNLDECFRALWANHGDDVSIQYSGTPALKGDFVRCGQRTMQGIAKDGVSSLLRYYYNNFCDGTKQDAIDLLQGHYIVSVSRDMTPSSQKGGLEAVASFPLALFFVLTGFFFATLSLRQVRYDLRHLFFSFIWAGLSIAIAAFVKLFLLAS, encoded by the exons ATGATGGAGAAGGCAGACTCTGGGCAGAAGCTGTACACACGAATGAGGCTGTGGGAGTTTCCGGATCAGTATGTGGTCGAGCCCACTGATGGCTCTCAGGGTTCCTCTTTGGCAGTCAGTAGGGTCGACGGCTCTATGCAGCTCATTG ATAAGCTTCCAGATTCCAGCTCCGTTCGGGTTCCTAAGATTCGAACTATTTTTGGTGTGGTTGGGATTCTAAAGCTTTTGGCAG GGTCATATCTAATGGTTATAACAGACCGTGAACATGTTGGTTCTTACTTGGGGCATCCTATCTTTAAAGTTTCATCTTTGAAGGTTTTTCCCTGTGACCATTCTTTGAAGAATTCCCCTGCAGAACAG AAAAAGATGGAGACGGAGTTTTCTGGGCTGCTAAATATTGCAGAGAAGACTCCTGGTCTTTATTTCTCATATGAGACCAATTTAACACTGAG TGCacagcgattgcatgatttggGCGATGAATCTAAATTGCTTCCACTTTGGAGACAG GCAGAGCCTAGATTTCTTTGGAACAATTATATGTTGGAAGGGATGATAGATAACAAG CTTGATCCATACCTACTTCCTATTGTTCAAGGGA GCTTTCATCACTTTCAAGCAGCCATTGGCAAAGATATTATCGATGTTACTCTGATTGCAAGGAGATGCACTAGGAGAAATG GCACCCGGATGTGGAGAAGAGGAGCTGATTCTGATGGGTATGTAGCAAACTTTGTGGAAACTGAGCAGATTATGCACTTGAATGGGTTTACTTCATCATTTGTCCAG GTTAGGGGGTCAATTCCGTTGCTTTGGGACCAAATTGTTGATTTAACATACAAGCCCAAGTTTGAAATTGTGCGACTTGAGGAAGCT CCTCGAGTGGCAGAGCGGCATTTTCTGGATTTAAGAAAAAAGTATGGGGCTGTATTAGCTGTTGATCTTGTTAACACG CATGGAGGTGAAGGACGCTTGAGTGAGAAATTTGCTAGTGCAATGCAGCATATTGTTAGTGAGGATCTGAG ATATTGGCACTTCGATTTCCACCATATCTGTGGACATGTCCATTTTGAGCGCCTCTCTATACTTTATGAGCAAATTGTAGATTTCCTGGACAGAAATGG GTATCTTCTACTGAACGAAAAGGGTGAGAAAATGAAGGAGCAACTGGGAGTTGTAAGGACCAATTGCATTGATTGCTTAGATCGTACAAATGTTACCCAG AGCATGATAGCCCGAAATATGTTGGAATGCCAACTTAGAAGGCTTGGAATTTTTGCCGCTGAAGAAACTATTAAATCACATCCCAATTTAGATGAATGCTTTAGAGCCC TGTGGGCTAATCATGGGGATGATGTAAGCATTCAGTATTCTGGAACTCCTGCTTTGAAGGGGGATTTTGTAAG ATGTGGACAGCGGACAATGCAAGGGATCGCTAAGGATGGAGTCAGTTCTCTTCTACGTTATTACTATAATAACTTTTGCGATGGAACAAAACAG GATGCAATTGACCTCCTCCAAGGACATTACATTGTCTCGGTAAGCAGAGATATGACACCGTCATCACAAAAAGGAGGACTTGAGGCTGTTGCT TCATTTCCACTGGCTTTGTTTTTCGTTTTGACGGGGTTCTTTTTTGCGACATTGTCATTGAGGCAAG TTAGGTACGATCTACGGCACTTGTTCTTCTCATTTATATGGGCAGGTCTAAGTATTGCTATAGCTGCATTCGTGAAGCTTTTCCTGCTTGCTTCATAG
- the LOC126581946 gene encoding phosphoinositide phosphatase SAC7-like isoform X4 — MMEKADSGQKLYTRMRLWEFPDQYVVEPTDGSQGSSLAVSRVDGSMQLIDKLPDSSSVRVPKIRTIFGVVGILKLLAGSYLMVITDREHVGSYLGHPIFKVSSLKVFPCDHSLKNSPAEQKKMETEFSGLLNIAEKTPGLYFSYETNLTLSAQRLHDLGDESKLLPLWRQAEPRFLWNNYMLEGMIDNKLDPYLLPIVQGSFHHFQAAIGKDIIDVTLIARRCTRRNGTRMWRRGADSDGYVANFVETEQIMHLNGFTSSFVQVRGSIPLLWDQIVDLTYKPKFEIVRLEEAPRVAERHFLDLRKKYGAVLAVDLVNTHGGEGRLSEKFASAMQHIVSEDLRYWHFDFHHICGHVHFERLSILYEQIVDFLDRNGYLLLNEKGEKMKEQLGVVRTNCIDCLDRTNVTQSMIARNMLECQLRRLGIFAAEETIKSHPKLDECFRVCEYSLFSFLLPSLFLSLSLYLAYRGCA; from the exons ATGATGGAGAAGGCAGACTCTGGGCAGAAGCTGTACACACGAATGAGGCTGTGGGAGTTTCCGGATCAGTATGTGGTCGAGCCCACTGATGGCTCTCAGGGTTCCTCTTTGGCAGTCAGTAGGGTCGACGGCTCTATGCAGCTCATTG ATAAGCTTCCAGATTCCAGCTCCGTTCGGGTTCCTAAGATTCGAACTATTTTTGGTGTGGTTGGGATTCTAAAGCTTTTGGCAG GGTCATATCTAATGGTTATAACAGACCGTGAACATGTTGGTTCTTACTTGGGGCATCCTATCTTTAAAGTTTCATCTTTGAAGGTTTTTCCCTGTGACCATTCTTTGAAGAATTCCCCTGCAGAACAG AAAAAGATGGAGACGGAGTTTTCTGGGCTGCTAAATATTGCAGAGAAGACTCCTGGTCTTTATTTCTCATATGAGACCAATTTAACACTGAG TGCacagcgattgcatgatttggGCGATGAATCTAAATTGCTTCCACTTTGGAGACAG GCAGAGCCTAGATTTCTTTGGAACAATTATATGTTGGAAGGGATGATAGATAACAAG CTTGATCCATACCTACTTCCTATTGTTCAAGGGA GCTTTCATCACTTTCAAGCAGCCATTGGCAAAGATATTATCGATGTTACTCTGATTGCAAGGAGATGCACTAGGAGAAATG GCACCCGGATGTGGAGAAGAGGAGCTGATTCTGATGGGTATGTAGCAAACTTTGTGGAAACTGAGCAGATTATGCACTTGAATGGGTTTACTTCATCATTTGTCCAG GTTAGGGGGTCAATTCCGTTGCTTTGGGACCAAATTGTTGATTTAACATACAAGCCCAAGTTTGAAATTGTGCGACTTGAGGAAGCT CCTCGAGTGGCAGAGCGGCATTTTCTGGATTTAAGAAAAAAGTATGGGGCTGTATTAGCTGTTGATCTTGTTAACACG CATGGAGGTGAAGGACGCTTGAGTGAGAAATTTGCTAGTGCAATGCAGCATATTGTTAGTGAGGATCTGAG ATATTGGCACTTCGATTTCCACCATATCTGTGGACATGTCCATTTTGAGCGCCTCTCTATACTTTATGAGCAAATTGTAGATTTCCTGGACAGAAATGG GTATCTTCTACTGAACGAAAAGGGTGAGAAAATGAAGGAGCAACTGGGAGTTGTAAGGACCAATTGCATTGATTGCTTAGATCGTACAAATGTTACCCAG AGCATGATAGCCCGAAATATGTTGGAATGCCAACTTAGAAGGCTTGGAATTTTTGCGGCTGAAGAAACTATTAAATCACATCCCAAATTAGATGAATGCTTTAGAGTCTGTGAGTACagccttttctcttttcttctaccttctctctttctctctctctctctctatctagcATATAGAGGTTGTGCTTAG
- the LOC126583334 gene encoding probable serine/threonine-protein kinase PIX13 translates to MGNCWTSHDPRPNKYIPSTPGTSGTHSKNILSNTSSSVGRSHFSEASSSSKIEELQSQQPNGRILEFPNLRVFTFAEMKAATRNFKSDAVLGEGGFGIVFKGWVDEKTLQPSKAGTGMMVAIKKLNPENGQGFQEWQSEVNFLGRLSHPNLVKLLGYCWEDKELLLVYEFMQKGSLENHLFRRSAGIEPLSWDRRLKIAIGAARGLAFLHSSEKKIIYRDFKASNILLDGSFNAKISDFGLAKLGPVGGESHVSTRIMGTYGYAAPEYIATGHLYVNSDVYGFGVVLLEILTGLRALDLKRPKEQQQLVEWAKPLLLNKRKLKTILDVRMESQYAFKAAMQTAQITEKCLAPDPKSRPSMIEVVEQLEQIQAIKEQPKQSKLTSVQATFTFGASKQSIRRSSYHSRFHSSH, encoded by the exons ATGGGGAATTGCTGGACATCTCATGATCCTCGTCCCAACAAATACATACCTTCAACTCCAG GGACATCGGGAACTCACAGCAAGAACATATTATCAAACACAAGCAGCAGTGTAGGAAGAAGTCATTTTTCAGAAGCATCATcaagctcaaaaattgaagaattaCAATCACAACAACCCAACGGACGGATTTTGGAGTTCCCAAACTTGAGAGTCTTCACTTTTGCAGAGATGAAGGCTGCCACCAGAAATTTCAAGTCAGATGCAGTTCTTGGTGAGGGAGGATTTGGGATAGTTTTCAAAGGTTGGGTGGATGAGAAAACACTTCAGCCTTCAAAAGCTGGCACTGGAATGATGGTCGCTATCAAGAAATTGAACCCAGAAAATGGGCAAGGATTTCAAGAGTGGCag TCGGAAGTGAATTTTCTAGGACGACTTTCGCATCCGAACCTGGTGAAGCTATTAGGTTACTGTTGGGAAGACAAAGAACTACTCCTTGTTTATGAGTTCATGCAGAAAGGAAGTTTGGAGAATCATCTTTTCAGAA GGAGTGCGGGCATTGAACCGCTTTCTTGGGACAGAAGACTAAAAATAGCTATCGGAGCAGCTCGAGGCCTGGCCTTCTTACACagttcagaaaagaaaatcatcTACAGAGATTTTAAGGCCTCAAATATATTGCTTGATGGG AGTTTCAATGCAAAAATCTCAGATTTTGGCTTGGCGAAATTGGGGCCAGTTGGTGGAGAATCACATGTTTCAACTAGAATCATGGGAACATATGGTTATGCTGCTCCAGAATACATTGCAACAG GCCATTTGTACGTGAATAGCGATGTGTATGGATTCGGCGTTGTCTTGCTTGAAATTCTGACAGGGCTACGAGCACTTGATCTGAAACGTCCCAAGGAACAACAACAACTTGTAGAATGGGCTAAACCACTTCTACTGAACAAAAGAAAGCTGAAAACTATTTTGGATGTGCGGATGGAAAGCCAATATGCCTTCAAGGCAGCAATGCAGACAGCACAGATTACTGAAAAATGCTTAGCGCCGGACCCTAAAAGCAGGCCTTCCATGATAGAAGTCGTGGAGCAATTGGAACAAATTCAAGCAATCAAGGAACAACCAAAACAATCCAAACTTACATCTGTGCAAGCCACTTTTACTTTTGGAGCCAGTAAACAGTCGATTCGCCGTTCATCGTATCACTCTAGGTTTCATAGCTCTCATTGA
- the LOC126581946 gene encoding phosphoinositide phosphatase SAC7-like isoform X2, producing the protein MMEKADSGQKLYTRMRLWEFPDQYVVEPTDGSQGSSLAVSRVDGSMQLIDKLPDSSSVRVPKIRTIFGVVGILKLLAGSYLMVITDREHVGSYLGHPIFKVSSLKVFPCDHSLKNSPAEQKKMETEFSGLLNIAEKTPGLYFSYETNLTLSAQRLHDLGDESKLLPLWRQAEPRFLWNNYMLEGMIDNKLDPYLLPIVQGSFHHFQAAIGKDIIDVTLIARRCTRRNGTRMWRRGADSDGYVANFVETEQIMHLNGFTSSFVQVRGSIPLLWDQIVDLTYKPKFEIVRLEEAPRVAERHFLDLRKKYGAVLAVDLVNTHGGEGRLSEKFASAMQHIVSEDLRYWHFDFHHICGHVHFERLSILYEQIVDFLDRNGYLLLNEKGEKMKEQLGVVRTNCIDCLDRTNVTQSMIARNMLECQLRRLGIFAAEETIKSHPNLDECFRALWANHGDDVSIQYSGTPALKGDFVRCGQRTMQGIAKDGVSSLLRYYYNNFCDGTKQDAIDLLQGHYIVSVSRDMTPSSQKGGLEAVASFPLALFFVLTGFFFATLSLRQVRYDLRHLFFSFIWAGLSIAIAAFVKLFLLAS; encoded by the exons ATGATGGAGAAGGCAGACTCTGGGCAGAAGCTGTACACACGAATGAGGCTGTGGGAGTTTCCGGATCAGTATGTGGTCGAGCCCACTGATGGCTCTCAGGGTTCCTCTTTGGCAGTCAGTAGGGTCGACGGCTCTATGCAGCTCATTG ATAAGCTTCCAGATTCCAGCTCCGTTCGGGTTCCTAAGATTCGAACTATTTTTGGTGTGGTTGGGATTCTAAAGCTTTTGGCAG GGTCATATCTAATGGTTATAACAGACCGTGAACATGTTGGTTCTTACTTGGGGCATCCTATCTTTAAAGTTTCATCTTTGAAGGTTTTTCCCTGTGACCATTCTTTGAAGAATTCCCCTGCAGAACAG AAAAAGATGGAGACGGAGTTTTCTGGGCTGCTAAATATTGCAGAGAAGACTCCTGGTCTTTATTTCTCATATGAGACCAATTTAACACTGAG TGCacagcgattgcatgatttggGCGATGAATCTAAATTGCTTCCACTTTGGAGACAG GCAGAGCCTAGATTTCTTTGGAACAATTATATGTTGGAAGGGATGATAGATAACAAG CTTGATCCATACCTACTTCCTATTGTTCAAGGGA GCTTTCATCACTTTCAAGCAGCCATTGGCAAAGATATTATCGATGTTACTCTGATTGCAAGGAGATGCACTAGGAGAAATG GCACCCGGATGTGGAGAAGAGGAGCTGATTCTGATGGGTATGTAGCAAACTTTGTGGAAACTGAGCAGATTATGCACTTGAATGGGTTTACTTCATCATTTGTCCAG GTTAGGGGGTCAATTCCGTTGCTTTGGGACCAAATTGTTGATTTAACATACAAGCCCAAGTTTGAAATTGTGCGACTTGAGGAAGCT CCTCGAGTGGCAGAGCGGCATTTTCTGGATTTAAGAAAAAAGTATGGGGCTGTATTAGCTGTTGATCTTGTTAACACG CATGGAGGTGAAGGACGCTTGAGTGAGAAATTTGCTAGTGCAATGCAGCATATTGTTAGTGAGGATCTGAG ATATTGGCACTTCGATTTCCACCATATCTGTGGACATGTCCATTTTGAGCGCCTCTCTATACTTTATGAGCAAATTGTAGATTTCCTGGACAGAAATGG GTATCTTCTACTGAACGAAAAGGGTGAGAAAATGAAGGAGCAACTGGGAGTTGTAAGGACCAATTGCATTGATTGCTTAGATCGTACAAATGTTACCCAG AGCATGATAGCCCGAAATATGTTGGAATGCCAACTTAGAAGGCTTGGAATTTTTGCCGCTGAAGAAACTATTAAATCACATCCCAATTTAGATGAATGCTTTAGAGCCC TGTGGGCTAATCATGGGGATGATGTAAGCATTCAGTATTCTGGAACTCCTGCTTTGAAGGGGGATTTTGTAAG ATGTGGACAGCGGACAATGCAAGGGATCGCTAAGGATGGAGTCAGTTCTCTTCTACGTTATTACTATAATAACTTTTGCGATGGAACAAAACAG GATGCAATTGACCTCCTCCAAGGACATTACATTGTCTCGGTAAGCAGAGATATGACACCGTCATCACAAAAAGGAGGACTTGAGGCTGTTGCT TCATTTCCACTGGCTTTGTTTTTCGTTTTGACGGGGTTCTTTTTTGCGACATTGTCACTGAGGCAAG TTAGGTACGATCTACGGCACTTGTTCTTCTCATTTATATGGGCAGGTCTAAGTATTGCTATAGCTGCATTCGTGAAGCTTTTCCTGCTTGCTTCATAG